A single window of Solenopsis invicta isolate M01_SB chromosome 3, UNIL_Sinv_3.0, whole genome shotgun sequence DNA harbors:
- the LOC105204472 gene encoding cytochrome c oxidase assembly protein COX20, mitochondrial isoform X1: MFYFIGSANLFVLSVLFAAPFTLVDTNAMNAVDAVDAVDEDDQSKAVMLFGRDIRKIPCFKQSMLSGIYSGLAAGLATFMFTSRVKLSTNVALGSYMGVVVAYWCYCRYNYVMQKYAMQDLQNVLRQASGSRRELKEASHEH; this comes from the exons ATGTTTTACTTTATAGGCTCCGCAAATCTGTTTGTTTTGTCCGTGCTTTTCGCTGCACCTTTTACACTTGTC GACACGAACGCGATGAATGCCGTGGACGCCGTTGACGCCGTGGACGAAGACGATCAGTCCAAGGCGGTGATGCTGTTCGGCCGAGACATTAGGAAGATTCCCTGTTTCAAGCAGAGCATGCTGTCCGGCATCTACAGCGGTCTCGCGGCCGGCCTGGCCACCTTCATGTTCACGAGTCGCGTGAAGCTGTCGACAAACGTGGCCCTGGGCTCCTACATGGGCGTTGTCGTGGCCTATTGGTGTTACTGCCGGTATAATTACGTGATGCAAAAGTACGCTATGCAGGACTTGCAGAACGTCCTTCGGCAAGCCAGCGGCAGTCGACGGGAGCTCAAGGAAGCCTCTCACGAGCATTAG
- the LOC105204401 gene encoding histone-arginine methyltransferase CARMER isoform X3 yields MSKAKCRAKCESRLIVNRHEEDLWRSVCESCDRGEAGRIELERPAANGDVNCREKASLLEFPVTPSTECSRVSSRSYVFTLDTDSLLITFANETDFRNFHSHVVKLKMGKGVSAFNERTEESSAMQYFQFYGYLSQQQNMMQDYIRTSTYQRAILGNLSDFKDKVVLDVGAGSGILSFFAIQAGAKKVYAVEASNMANHAELLVAANNLSDKIIVIAGKIEEIDLPEQVDCIVSEPMGYMLYNERMLETYLHAKKWLSPGGRMFPSRGDLHIAPFSDENLYMEQFNKANFWYQTCFHGVDLSAMRNNAIKEYFRQPIVDTFDIRICMAKSVRHIVDFQTADETDLHKIEINVDFHILESGTCHGLAFWFDVAFIGSTQQVWLSTAPTEPLTHWYQVRCLLENPLFCKSGQLLSGKVILIANKRQSYDVTIELKLEGTNLESSNNTLDLKNPYFRYTGAAAQPPPGLNNTSPSEAYWTTLDAQGARQAVNMVNGMSVNGLGEVSMDTSATVNPNNLLAID; encoded by the exons GAGATGTTAACTGCAGGGAGAAAGCAAGTTTGTTGGAATTCCCAGTGACTCCCAGTACCGAATGCTCTCGTGTATCATCTCGGAGTTATGTTTTTACACTCGATACAGATAGCTTACTGATTACATTTGCTAATGAAACAG atTTCCGCAATTTTCACTCACACGTAGTAAAACTCAAGATGGGGAAAGGTGTATCGGCATTCAATGAAAGAACAGAAGAGTCCTCGGCGATGCAGTATTTCCAATTTTACGGTTATCTGTCGCAGCAACAAAATATGATGCAGGATTACATTAGGACTAGTACATACCAACGAGCGATTCTTGGAAATCTATCTGATTTTAAGGATAAAGTTGTACTAGACGTAGGCGCTGGTTCCGGCATATTATCATTCTTTGCTATACAAGCTGGTGCGAAAAAAGTATACGCCGTGGAAGCTAGCAATATGGCAAATCATGCCGAGCTTCTAGTTGCAGCTAATAATTTATCAGATAAAATAATAGTCATAGCTGGAAAAATAGAAGAGATTGATCTACCCGAGCAAGTAGACTGTATAGTGAGTGAGCCTATGGGATACATGTTGTATAATGAACGAATGCTCGAAACTTATCTGCACGCGAAAAAATGGTTAAGTCCAG GTGGAAGAATGTTTCCCTCCAGAGGTGATCTGCATATCGCGCCCTTTTCCGATGAAAATCTTTATATGGAACAGTTCAATAAGGCTAATTTTTGGTATCAGACATGTTTTCATGGAGTAGATCTCTCTGCCATGAGAAATAACGccattaaagaatattttagacAACCCATTGTCGATACTTTTGATATTAGAATATGTATGGCGAAATCTGTGAGGCACATAGTAGACTTCCAAACAGCTGATGAGactgatttacataaaatag AAATAAATGTCGATTTTCATATACTGGAGAGTGGTACATGCCATGGTTTAGCTTTTTGGTTCGATGTAGCGTTTATCGGTTCGACACAACAAGTTTGGTTAAGTACTGCTCCTACGGAACCTCTCACACACTGGTATCAAGTACGCTGCCTCTTAGAAAACCCATTGTTTTGTAAAAGTGGGCAACTACTCTCCGGGAAAGTCATTCTTATAGCAAATAAAAG acAATCCTACGATGTAACAATAGAACTGAAGCTTGAAGGAACAAATCTGGAAAGCAGTAACAACACCTTAGACTTGAAAAATCCTTACTTCCGATACACAGGCGCCGCAGCACAGCCGCCACCCGGTTTAAATAACACTTCGCCGAGCGAAGCTTACTGGACGACTCTAGATGCGCAGGGCGCACGGCAAGCGGTGAATATGGTCAATGGAATGTCGGTTAATGGTCTGGGGGAAGTCTCGATGGATACAAGCGCAACAGTAAATCCAAATAATTTGCTGGCAATAG attaa
- the LOC105204472 gene encoding cytochrome c oxidase assembly protein COX20, mitochondrial isoform X2, whose amino-acid sequence MRERERERERERERDMSAGKVQKDTNAMNAVDAVDAVDEDDQSKAVMLFGRDIRKIPCFKQSMLSGIYSGLAAGLATFMFTSRVKLSTNVALGSYMGVVVAYWCYCRYNYVMQKYAMQDLQNVLRQASGSRRELKEASHEH is encoded by the exons atgcgagagagagagagagagagagagagagagagagagagagatatgtcAGCTGGCAAAGTGCAAAAG GACACGAACGCGATGAATGCCGTGGACGCCGTTGACGCCGTGGACGAAGACGATCAGTCCAAGGCGGTGATGCTGTTCGGCCGAGACATTAGGAAGATTCCCTGTTTCAAGCAGAGCATGCTGTCCGGCATCTACAGCGGTCTCGCGGCCGGCCTGGCCACCTTCATGTTCACGAGTCGCGTGAAGCTGTCGACAAACGTGGCCCTGGGCTCCTACATGGGCGTTGTCGTGGCCTATTGGTGTTACTGCCGGTATAATTACGTGATGCAAAAGTACGCTATGCAGGACTTGCAGAACGTCCTTCGGCAAGCCAGCGGCAGTCGACGGGAGCTCAAGGAAGCCTCTCACGAGCATTAG
- the LOC120357074 gene encoding uncharacterized protein LOC120357074 isoform X1 — protein sequence MMSQNDTSDDETDLQTPRLFLNPPISHSGRNNSVIRSPISPTSSVSSSVIFGQIPDEVLRAWSQLPEAIRLDPSLAVFQREYDRIRETRSPDYMKRDCLVVNMSLGTRPVIPTSTHNQSNADEDGQDVQTQEKQKPLCRYIKLIALSCCWLLFTVRNHRTNVNWQISRRFTLQVILMFKNEKTEMMHQLSVSSGESKSILLVDRENSNCEFSFILSEMRFKRNKIS from the exons ATGATGTCGCAGAACGATACGAGCGACGATGAAACCGACCTGCAAACGCCACGGCTGTTCCTCAACCCGCCGATTTCTCACAGCGGCCGCAACAATTCAG TTATTCGCAGTCCGATCAGTCCCACCTCCTCTGTTTCGAGTTCCGTGATATTCGGACAGATCCCCGACGAGGTGCTTCGCGCCTGGAGTCAGCTGCCAGAGGCGATCCGCTTGGATCCGAGTTTGGCGGTCTTTCAGAGGGAATATGATCGAATAAGAGAAACGAG ATCTCCGGACTACATGAAGAGAGACTGCCTGGTTGTGAATATGTCTCTCGGGACACGGCCCGTGATACCAACCAG TACTCACAATCAGAGCAATGCCGACGAAGACGGGCAGGACGTGCAAACGCAGGAGAAGCAGAAGCCACTTTGCCGCTACATCAAGTTAATCGCCCTCTCCTGCTGTTGGCTACTATTCACAGTAAGAAATCATAGGACCAATGTCAATTGGCAAATCTCACGTCGTTTCACATTGCAGGTGATACTGATGTTCAAGAACGAAAAGACCGAGATGATGCATCAGCTTTCCGTGTCCAGTGGAGAAAGTAAGAGTATCCTTCTAGTCGATCGGGAAAATTCGAACTGTGaattttcgtttattttgaGCGAGATGAGATTCaagagaaacaaaatttcgtaa
- the LOC120357074 gene encoding uncharacterized protein LOC120357074 isoform X2, translated as MMSQNDTSDDETDLQTPRLFLNPPISHSGRNNSVIRSPISPTSSVSSSVIFGQIPDEVLRAWSQLPEAIRLDPSLAVFQREYDRIRETRSPDYMKRDCLVVNMSLGTRPVIPTSTHNQSNADEDGQDVQTQEKQKPLCRYIKLIALSCCWLLFTVILMFKNEKTEMMHQLSVSSGESKSILLVDRENSNCEFSFILSEMRFKRNKIS; from the exons ATGATGTCGCAGAACGATACGAGCGACGATGAAACCGACCTGCAAACGCCACGGCTGTTCCTCAACCCGCCGATTTCTCACAGCGGCCGCAACAATTCAG TTATTCGCAGTCCGATCAGTCCCACCTCCTCTGTTTCGAGTTCCGTGATATTCGGACAGATCCCCGACGAGGTGCTTCGCGCCTGGAGTCAGCTGCCAGAGGCGATCCGCTTGGATCCGAGTTTGGCGGTCTTTCAGAGGGAATATGATCGAATAAGAGAAACGAG ATCTCCGGACTACATGAAGAGAGACTGCCTGGTTGTGAATATGTCTCTCGGGACACGGCCCGTGATACCAACCAG TACTCACAATCAGAGCAATGCCGACGAAGACGGGCAGGACGTGCAAACGCAGGAGAAGCAGAAGCCACTTTGCCGCTACATCAAGTTAATCGCCCTCTCCTGCTGTTGGCTACTATTCACA GTGATACTGATGTTCAAGAACGAAAAGACCGAGATGATGCATCAGCTTTCCGTGTCCAGTGGAGAAAGTAAGAGTATCCTTCTAGTCGATCGGGAAAATTCGAACTGTGaattttcgtttattttgaGCGAGATGAGATTCaagagaaacaaaatttcgtaa
- the LOC105204401 gene encoding histone-arginine methyltransferase CARMER isoform X1, with amino-acid sequence MSKAKCRAKCESRLIVNRHEEDLWRSVCESCDRGEAGRIELERPAANGDVNCREKASLLEFPVTPSTECSRVSSRSYVFTLDTDSLLITFANETDFRNFHSHVVKLKMGKGVSAFNERTEESSAMQYFQFYGYLSQQQNMMQDYIRTSTYQRAILGNLSDFKDKVVLDVGAGSGILSFFAIQAGAKKVYAVEASNMANHAELLVAANNLSDKIIVIAGKIEEIDLPEQVDCIVSEPMGYMLYNERMLETYLHAKKWLSPGGRMFPSRGDLHIAPFSDENLYMEQFNKANFWYQTCFHGVDLSAMRNNAIKEYFRQPIVDTFDIRICMAKSVRHIVDFQTADETDLHKIEINVDFHILESGTCHGLAFWFDVAFIGSTQQVWLSTAPTEPLTHWYQVRCLLENPLFCKSGQLLSGKVILIANKRQSYDVTIELKLEGTNLESSNNTLDLKNPYFRYTGAAAQPPPGLNNTSPSEAYWTTLDAQGARQAVNMVNGMSVNGLGEVSMDTSATVNPNNLLAIGKVWFDSSVYHYMY; translated from the exons GAGATGTTAACTGCAGGGAGAAAGCAAGTTTGTTGGAATTCCCAGTGACTCCCAGTACCGAATGCTCTCGTGTATCATCTCGGAGTTATGTTTTTACACTCGATACAGATAGCTTACTGATTACATTTGCTAATGAAACAG atTTCCGCAATTTTCACTCACACGTAGTAAAACTCAAGATGGGGAAAGGTGTATCGGCATTCAATGAAAGAACAGAAGAGTCCTCGGCGATGCAGTATTTCCAATTTTACGGTTATCTGTCGCAGCAACAAAATATGATGCAGGATTACATTAGGACTAGTACATACCAACGAGCGATTCTTGGAAATCTATCTGATTTTAAGGATAAAGTTGTACTAGACGTAGGCGCTGGTTCCGGCATATTATCATTCTTTGCTATACAAGCTGGTGCGAAAAAAGTATACGCCGTGGAAGCTAGCAATATGGCAAATCATGCCGAGCTTCTAGTTGCAGCTAATAATTTATCAGATAAAATAATAGTCATAGCTGGAAAAATAGAAGAGATTGATCTACCCGAGCAAGTAGACTGTATAGTGAGTGAGCCTATGGGATACATGTTGTATAATGAACGAATGCTCGAAACTTATCTGCACGCGAAAAAATGGTTAAGTCCAG GTGGAAGAATGTTTCCCTCCAGAGGTGATCTGCATATCGCGCCCTTTTCCGATGAAAATCTTTATATGGAACAGTTCAATAAGGCTAATTTTTGGTATCAGACATGTTTTCATGGAGTAGATCTCTCTGCCATGAGAAATAACGccattaaagaatattttagacAACCCATTGTCGATACTTTTGATATTAGAATATGTATGGCGAAATCTGTGAGGCACATAGTAGACTTCCAAACAGCTGATGAGactgatttacataaaatag AAATAAATGTCGATTTTCATATACTGGAGAGTGGTACATGCCATGGTTTAGCTTTTTGGTTCGATGTAGCGTTTATCGGTTCGACACAACAAGTTTGGTTAAGTACTGCTCCTACGGAACCTCTCACACACTGGTATCAAGTACGCTGCCTCTTAGAAAACCCATTGTTTTGTAAAAGTGGGCAACTACTCTCCGGGAAAGTCATTCTTATAGCAAATAAAAG acAATCCTACGATGTAACAATAGAACTGAAGCTTGAAGGAACAAATCTGGAAAGCAGTAACAACACCTTAGACTTGAAAAATCCTTACTTCCGATACACAGGCGCCGCAGCACAGCCGCCACCCGGTTTAAATAACACTTCGCCGAGCGAAGCTTACTGGACGACTCTAGATGCGCAGGGCGCACGGCAAGCGGTGAATATGGTCAATGGAATGTCGGTTAATGGTCTGGGGGAAGTCTCGATGGATACAAGCGCAACAGTAAATCCAAATAATTTGCTGGCAATAGGTAAGGTTTGGTTTGACTCTTCAGTGTACCATTACATGTATTAA
- the LOC105204392 gene encoding P protein, whose amino-acid sequence MALLYRIGELEGVYIFKRALCAKLFHLQNVSDVWILPVLPENLVNIFPDQRYQKTFQVNVDRRILSGGVMFIKLRTNSKSSLSFSIAYNLSPINTDTGIPYAAVILIGLYIMIIFEIVHRALAAMLASTMSIATLAALNERPTMNELISWIDTDTLLLLFSMMVLVAIIAETGVFDWLAVYAYKITAGKLWPLIMALCFFTAFLSSLLDNVTTVLLMTPVTIRLCEVMELNPVPILTAMVVYSNIGGAMTPVGDPPNVIIASNRDVKDAGVDFGTFSLHMSVGVVLVLIVVSAQIRYIFRDVTVLRFDEPQDVQELRHTIAIWQRAAASLSNYSKDENLVRETLLKKVQRLLSQLKKKLITGSAALEKYKTTLEELQEKYPIRDKWLLAKSGCVLTFVITLFFLHSLPHLNLSLGWIALVGVLLLLILADSEDFDGLMARVEWSTLLFFASLFILMEALSRLGLITWIGQRTEYFILSVNEESRLAVAILLLLWVSALASCFVDNVPLATMMVRIATNLAQNRELDLPMQPLIWALTFGACMGGNGTLIGATANVVCMGVAEQHGYRFSFMQFFRVGFPIMLTSTITIMVYLIIAHVVFGWNGT is encoded by the exons ATGGCTCTCCTCTACCGAATTGGAGAACTCGAAGGTGTCTACATCTTTAAACGCGCGCTTTGCGCAAAATTATTCCAC CTGCAGAATGTAAGCGACGTGTGGATCTTGCCAGTACTGCCCGAAAATCTGGTGAACATCTTTCCCGATCAAAGGTACCAGAAGACCTTCCAAGTAAACGTCGACAGAAG GATCCTATCGGGCGGCGTAATGTTCATCAAACTACGCACGAATTCGAAGTCTAGTCTTTCGTTTTCGATAGCCTACAATCTGTCACCGATAAACACCGATACTGGCATACCGTACGCCGCTGTCATCTTAATCGGCCTGTACATCATGATCATTTTCGAG ATCGTGCACAGAGCTTTGGCTGCCATGCTGGCGTCCACAATGTCCATCGCGACACTGGCGGCTCTAAACGAG CGACCGACTATGAACGAACTAATTTCTTGGATAGATACAGACACACTGCTGCTATTGTTCTCCATGATGGTGCTGGTTGCCATCATCGCCGAAACTGGGGTGTTCGACTGGCTGGCGGTTTACGCTTACAAA ATAACCGCCGGAAAATTGTGGCCGCTGATTATGGCCCTTTGCTTCTTCACTGCGTTTCTGTCGTCGCTGCTGGACAACGTGACGACCGTCCTGCTAATGACTCCAGTAACTATTAGATTGTGCGAGGTGATGGAGCTAAACCCGGTGCCAATCTTGACCGCCATGGTGGTTTATTCCAACATCGGAGGTGCCATGACCCCGGTCGGCGATCCGCCGAATGTTATCATCGCTTCTAATAGAGATGTTAAAGATGCT GGAGTCGATTTCGGTACGTTCTCGTTGCACATGAGCGTCGGCGTGGTACTGGTGTTGATAGTGGTCAGCGCGCAAATTCGCTACATTTTTCGAGACGTCACAGTTCTCAGGTTCGACGAGCCGCAAGACGTACAG GAATTGAGGCACACGATCGCTATTTGGCAACGAGCGGCGGCCAGTCTGTCCAATTACAGCAAGGACGAGAATCTGGTAAGGGAAACGTTGCTGAAAAAGGTGCAACGTTTGTTATCGCAGCTGAAGAAGAAATTAATCACAGGTAGCGCGGCGTTAGAGAAGTACAAAACCACGCTCGAGGAATTACAGGAAAAG TATCCCATTAGGGATAAATGGTTGCTAGCAAAATCGGGATGCGTGCTTACCTTTGTGATCACGCTCTTCTTCCTGCACAGTCTGCCTCATTTAAATCTGTCTTTGGGTTGGATCGCTCTAGTCGGCGTTTTACTGCTTCTAATATTGGCCGATAGTGAGGATTTCGACGGTCTCATGGCACGCGTTGAATGGAGCACCTTGCTATTTTTCGCATCCTTGTTCATTCTCATGGAG GCTCTCTCGCGTTTGGGCCTCATCACGTGGATTGGTCAAAGAACTGAGTATTTCATTTTGTCGGTCAACGAGGAGTCTCGATTAGCGGTTGCTATATTGTTGTTGCTCTGGGTATCAGCTCTGGCTAGCTGCTTCGTCGACAACGTACCGCTCGCTACCATGATGGTGAGAATCGCCACGAATCTCGCCCAAAATCGTGAACTCGATTTGCCTATGCAGCCTCTGATATGGGCACTGACGTTCGGGGCTTGTATGGGAG GAAATGGAACTTTGATTGGAGCTACTGCCAACGTTGTTTGCATGGGCGTCGCGGAGCAACATGGTTACAGATTCAGTTTCATGCAATTCTTCAG GGTAGGATTTCCTATCATGCTAACGAGTACCATAACAATTATGGTTTATCTGATAATTGCTCACGTCGTCTTCGGTTGGAACGGAACATAA
- the LOC105204472 gene encoding cytochrome c oxidase assembly protein COX20, mitochondrial isoform X3 codes for MNAVDAVDAVDEDDQSKAVMLFGRDIRKIPCFKQSMLSGIYSGLAAGLATFMFTSRVKLSTNVALGSYMGVVVAYWCYCRYNYVMQKYAMQDLQNVLRQASGSRRELKEASHEH; via the coding sequence ATGAATGCCGTGGACGCCGTTGACGCCGTGGACGAAGACGATCAGTCCAAGGCGGTGATGCTGTTCGGCCGAGACATTAGGAAGATTCCCTGTTTCAAGCAGAGCATGCTGTCCGGCATCTACAGCGGTCTCGCGGCCGGCCTGGCCACCTTCATGTTCACGAGTCGCGTGAAGCTGTCGACAAACGTGGCCCTGGGCTCCTACATGGGCGTTGTCGTGGCCTATTGGTGTTACTGCCGGTATAATTACGTGATGCAAAAGTACGCTATGCAGGACTTGCAGAACGTCCTTCGGCAAGCCAGCGGCAGTCGACGGGAGCTCAAGGAAGCCTCTCACGAGCATTAG
- the LOC105204401 gene encoding histone-arginine methyltransferase CARMER isoform X2 codes for MSKAKCRAKCESRLIVNRHEEDLWRSVCESCDRGEAGRIELERPAANGDVNCREKASLLEFPVTPSTECSRVSSRSYVFTLDTDSLLITFANETDFRNFHSHVVKLKMGKGVSAFNERTEESSAMQYFQFYGYLSQQQNMMQDYIRTSTYQRAILGNLSDFKDKVVLDVGAGSGILSFFAIQAGAKKVYAVEASNMANHAELLVAANNLSDKIIVIAGKIEEIDLPEQVDCIVSEPMGYMLYNERMLETYLHAKKWLSPGGRMFPSRGDLHIAPFSDENLYMEQFNKANFWYQTCFHGVDLSAMRNNAIKEYFRQPIVDTFDIRICMAKSVRHIVDFQTADETDLHKIEINVDFHILESGTCHGLAFWFDVAFIGSTQQVWLSTAPTEPLTHWYQVRCLLENPLFCKSGQLLSGKVILIANKRQSYDVTIELKLEGTNLESSNNTLDLKNPYFRYTGAAAQPPPGLNNTSPSEAYWTTLDAQGARQAVNMVNGMSVNGLGEVSMDTSATVNPNNLLAIGAEVIIITD; via the exons GAGATGTTAACTGCAGGGAGAAAGCAAGTTTGTTGGAATTCCCAGTGACTCCCAGTACCGAATGCTCTCGTGTATCATCTCGGAGTTATGTTTTTACACTCGATACAGATAGCTTACTGATTACATTTGCTAATGAAACAG atTTCCGCAATTTTCACTCACACGTAGTAAAACTCAAGATGGGGAAAGGTGTATCGGCATTCAATGAAAGAACAGAAGAGTCCTCGGCGATGCAGTATTTCCAATTTTACGGTTATCTGTCGCAGCAACAAAATATGATGCAGGATTACATTAGGACTAGTACATACCAACGAGCGATTCTTGGAAATCTATCTGATTTTAAGGATAAAGTTGTACTAGACGTAGGCGCTGGTTCCGGCATATTATCATTCTTTGCTATACAAGCTGGTGCGAAAAAAGTATACGCCGTGGAAGCTAGCAATATGGCAAATCATGCCGAGCTTCTAGTTGCAGCTAATAATTTATCAGATAAAATAATAGTCATAGCTGGAAAAATAGAAGAGATTGATCTACCCGAGCAAGTAGACTGTATAGTGAGTGAGCCTATGGGATACATGTTGTATAATGAACGAATGCTCGAAACTTATCTGCACGCGAAAAAATGGTTAAGTCCAG GTGGAAGAATGTTTCCCTCCAGAGGTGATCTGCATATCGCGCCCTTTTCCGATGAAAATCTTTATATGGAACAGTTCAATAAGGCTAATTTTTGGTATCAGACATGTTTTCATGGAGTAGATCTCTCTGCCATGAGAAATAACGccattaaagaatattttagacAACCCATTGTCGATACTTTTGATATTAGAATATGTATGGCGAAATCTGTGAGGCACATAGTAGACTTCCAAACAGCTGATGAGactgatttacataaaatag AAATAAATGTCGATTTTCATATACTGGAGAGTGGTACATGCCATGGTTTAGCTTTTTGGTTCGATGTAGCGTTTATCGGTTCGACACAACAAGTTTGGTTAAGTACTGCTCCTACGGAACCTCTCACACACTGGTATCAAGTACGCTGCCTCTTAGAAAACCCATTGTTTTGTAAAAGTGGGCAACTACTCTCCGGGAAAGTCATTCTTATAGCAAATAAAAG acAATCCTACGATGTAACAATAGAACTGAAGCTTGAAGGAACAAATCTGGAAAGCAGTAACAACACCTTAGACTTGAAAAATCCTTACTTCCGATACACAGGCGCCGCAGCACAGCCGCCACCCGGTTTAAATAACACTTCGCCGAGCGAAGCTTACTGGACGACTCTAGATGCGCAGGGCGCACGGCAAGCGGTGAATATGGTCAATGGAATGTCGGTTAATGGTCTGGGGGAAGTCTCGATGGATACAAGCGCAACAGTAAATCCAAATAATTTGCTGGCAATAG GTGCTgaagttattataattacagattaa